Part of the Streptomyces antimycoticus genome, CCGCCCCTCGCGGTCTGTGTGCGGCGCCCCCTCCGACCATGTCGGATGTTCGCCGCGTATCTAGACTAAACGGACCTGCTCCAGTTGGCAGGGGAACGGACCGGACAACGGTCGGCGGCCGAGGAGGACCCGGATGAGCGGCGCTGTCGTGGCGGGGGTCGACGGATCGCAGCGCAGCCTTACGGCGGCCGAATGGGCCGCGTGGGAGGCGGCGCGGCGCGGGCGCGTCCTGCGGCTCGTGCACGCCAGTCCACCGCTGCCGCGCCGGGTCTCGCCGGTGCCCGGGGCGGACGCCTGGCAGCACGTGGGCGAGCAGATGCTCGGGCAGACGGTCGCCGACTTCCGGGCGCGCGATCCGGACCTCGAGATCGTCGGGGAGCACACCGCCGCCGAACCGGCCGAGGCGCTGCTCACGGCCGCCGCGGGCGCCGGGCTGCTGGTGGTCGGGGCCCGGGGCTGGGGAGGCTTCGACGGGCTGGCGCTGGGCTCCGTGGCGCTGCGGGTGGCGGCGATGGCTCAGTGCCCCGTCGTCACGGTCCCGGAGACACGGCGTACGGGCGGCGGATGGGACGGTGCGCATACGGACGAGGTGCAGCTCGGCTTCGACGCCCATGCCCCGGCGGAGGCGCCGGCCGACTTCGCGTTCCGCGCCGCGCAGGAGCGGGGCGTGCCGCTGCGGGTCGTGCATGCGTGGGCGCTGCCCCCGGCCTCCCCGTCGGCCTGGATGCTCACGGTGCTGGAGGAGGACCGCGCGATGTGGGAGGACCAGGAGAGCCAGGTGGTCTCCGACGCGCTGCGGCCGTGGCGGGAGAGGTATCCGGAGGTCACGGTGGTGCCGGATGTCATTCTGCTCAATCCGGCGGAGGCGCTGGTGAGGGCCTCGGAGCGAGCCGGGCTGCTGGTGATCGGGCGCCGTGCGGCCACCCGGCCGACCGAGCTGCGGCTGGGGCCGGTCGCCCATCCCGTACTGCACCACGCCCACTGCCCGGTGGCGGTCGTGCCGCACCCCGCACTCTGAGCGCTCAGCCGAAGAACACCCCGAATTCGGAGTAGAGCGCGGGATCGACGGTCTTGGTGCCCGCCGTGGCCTCCGCCAGCGGTATACGCACGATGTCCGTGCCGCGCAGCGCCACCATCGTGCCGAAGTCCTGGTCCTTGACGGTGTCGATCGCGCGCAGCCCGAAGCGGGTGGCCAGCCAGCGGTCGAAGGCGCTGGGCGTCCCACCGCGCTGGATATGGCCCAGGACCGTGGTGCGGGCCTCCTTGCCGGTGCGGTCGGCGATCTCATGGGCCAGCCACTCGCCGATACCGGACAGCCGGACATGGCCGAACTCGTCCCGGCTGGAGTCCTTGACCACCATCTGCCCCTTCTTCGGCACGGCCCCCTCCGCCACCACCACGATCGGTGCGTATCTGATCTTGAAGCGGTTCTCCACCCAGGCGCAGACCTGGCCGATGTCGAAGGGCTGCTCGGGGATGAGGATGACGTTGGCCCCGCCCGCGATGCCCGAGTGCAGCGCGATCCAGCCGGCGTGCCGCCCATCACCTCGACCACCAGGGCGCGGGTGTGGGATTCGGCGGTGGTGTGCAGCCGGTCGATCGCCTCGGTGGCGATATTGACGGCGGTGTCGAAGCCGAAGGTGTAGTCGGTGCCGGCCACGTCGTTGTCGATCGTCTTGGGCACTCCGACCACCTGGATGCCCTCGCCGCCCAGGGCCGCGGCGACGCCGAGCGTGTCCTCGCCGCCGATCGCGATGAGCGCGTCCACCTCGTACTCGGCGAGGGTCTCCCGCACCCGGCCGACCCCGTCCTCGCTGGCCAGGGGATTGGTCCGGGAGGATCCGAGGATGGTGCCGCCGCGCGGCAGGATGCCGCGCACGGCCGGGACGTCCAGCGGCACGATGGCTCCTTCGAGCACGCCGCGCCAGCCGTCCCGCACTCCGACGAACTCGAGGCCGTGGACCTCCACGCCCTTTCGGACGATGCCGCGGATCGCGGCGTTGAGCCCGGGGCAGTCACCGCCGCCGGTCAGCACACCGACACGCATCTCCGCTCCCTCCGCCGACGCCGCGAGCCGCTGCCGCCGCTGCTTCTGGCGCCACTCGTGTCACCCCCTCTTTCTCCAGAATCCACCCATTTGTAGCGCGGCGCCCACACCGGCGAAGGACCGTTTTCACAACACCAGTCTGTTCATCCGACTGATACGACTGATGCGCCAGAGGTGTGGATAGACTCTCGCGACTGCACAAGGGCACAGCGGGAGAGGCAGCACAGATGGCCCAGGCGAAGAAAATCGTGCTCTATATGCTGATCGTCTTCGTGCTGTACACGATCATCAAGACGCCGGCCAGGGCAGCCGACCTCGTCCAGGTCGGTTTCGAGGGCATATCGGACGCCGCGACGAGCGTCGGCGAGTTCATGACGGAACTGACCAAATAGCCTCGTTCCACCCCGCTCCCACCCCTCGAACTACCGCCTCCATTAGCCCCTTATTGGGCGATTCCTCCACCAACACGTGGTAAAGCGGTGCTTGCACACAGTGCACATGTCTTGTGATGCTATGACCGCTTTTGCCGGGTGAGTAATCGTGAAGGGGTGGCGTGACCGTGTCGGCCCGTACCGCGCCCAGAACCCCGCCCCAGGGCGATGGCGGCAGCGAAAGCGGCAGAAGCCGCGGGGCTGACGCCAGAGCGCTCACCCAGGTGCTCTTCGCCGAGCTCTCGGGCCTCACCCCCGGAACCCCCGAGCACACCCGTGTGCGCGCCGCGCTGATCGAGGCCAATCTGC contains:
- a CDS encoding universal stress protein, with amino-acid sequence MSGAVVAGVDGSQRSLTAAEWAAWEAARRGRVLRLVHASPPLPRRVSPVPGADAWQHVGEQMLGQTVADFRARDPDLEIVGEHTAAEPAEALLTAAAGAGLLVVGARGWGGFDGLALGSVALRVAAMAQCPVVTVPETRRTGGGWDGAHTDEVQLGFDAHAPAEAPADFAFRAAQERGVPLRVVHAWALPPASPSAWMLTVLEEDRAMWEDQESQVVSDALRPWRERYPEVTVVPDVILLNPAEALVRASERAGLLVIGRRAATRPTELRLGPVAHPVLHHAHCPVAVVPHPAL